A DNA window from Dehalococcoidia bacterium contains the following coding sequences:
- a CDS encoding NADH-quinone oxidoreductase subunit M, with protein MNFNLLSLIVFLPLVGVLAIALIPRLSSKAVKYLALVATLSVLALALLLLFFFDRGASGIQFEELYSWIPAINAHYHLGVDGISLPMVVLTAFLGLVAVLISWKVENRVKEFFIWLLVLESSILGVFCSLDLLLFFVFWEIEVIPMYFLISIWGNGRKQYSATKYVIYTLAGSALMLAGIVSLYYATDSLDMVALANNGYAMAQSVLPAAPIFFLLLAGFAVKLPVFPLHTWLPDAHTDAPTAASVFLAGALIKMGGYGMIRLVSIFPPVAQQYAPILLGLAVTGVVYGGAITLRQTDLKRLIAYSSISHMGFVLLGIFALSQTSLVGASLQMVSHGLITGLLFAVAGIIMHNTHERDISKMGGLARQMPAASTFFILGGLGALGLPATSGFAAEFTTFLGSFTSTEVSGVKIFVLVALLGVLLAAAYILWLIQRVFFGPVLPVFNEAKDADKLQKFYCGMFIALIFFIGIYPSSLTSIIQNSAAGVIKLLGG; from the coding sequence ATGAACTTTAACTTATTATCACTAATAGTTTTCCTGCCGCTCGTGGGAGTCCTGGCGATTGCCTTGATTCCCCGTCTCTCATCAAAAGCGGTCAAATATTTGGCCCTGGTAGCCACGCTTTCTGTACTGGCTCTGGCTCTGTTACTACTTTTCTTCTTTGACCGCGGGGCGAGTGGCATACAATTCGAAGAGTTATATTCCTGGATACCGGCTATAAACGCTCATTATCATCTCGGGGTGGATGGCATCAGCCTGCCGATGGTGGTATTGACTGCTTTTCTGGGGCTCGTTGCCGTTCTTATATCCTGGAAGGTGGAAAACCGGGTCAAGGAATTCTTCATCTGGCTGCTGGTGCTGGAGAGCAGCATCCTGGGGGTTTTCTGCTCGCTCGACCTGCTCCTCTTCTTCGTCTTCTGGGAGATAGAGGTCATTCCCATGTATTTTCTCATCTCCATATGGGGCAACGGACGTAAGCAGTATTCCGCCACCAAATACGTCATATACACGCTGGCCGGCAGCGCCCTCATGCTGGCCGGAATAGTGAGCCTGTATTATGCCACCGACAGCCTTGATATGGTGGCGCTGGCGAACAATGGATACGCCATGGCGCAATCCGTACTGCCCGCTGCCCCCATCTTTTTCCTGCTGCTGGCGGGTTTTGCCGTCAAGTTGCCCGTCTTCCCGCTGCATACATGGCTGCCCGACGCCCACACCGATGCCCCTACCGCCGCCAGCGTTTTTCTGGCCGGCGCTCTCATCAAGATGGGGGGATACGGCATGATACGCCTGGTCAGCATCTTCCCGCCGGTTGCTCAACAATACGCCCCCATTCTGCTGGGGCTGGCCGTCACCGGCGTAGTCTACGGCGGCGCTATCACCCTGCGTCAGACCGACCTCAAGCGCCTCATCGCCTATAGCAGCATCAGCCATATGGGATTTGTGCTGCTAGGCATCTTCGCGCTGAGCCAGACGAGCCTGGTAGGCGCCAGCCTGCAGATGGTCAGTCACGGGCTTATCACCGGCCTGCTCTTCGCCGTGGCGGGTATCATCATGCACAACACACACGAACGCGACATCTCCAAGATGGGCGGCCTGGCGCGCCAGATGCCGGCAGCCTCCACCTTCTTCATCCTGGGCGGGCTGGGAGCCCTGGGGCTGCCTGCTACCAGCGGTTTTGCAGCCGAGTTTACCACCTTCCTGGGCAGTTTCACCAGCACTGAAGTCAGCGGGGTCAAGATCTTCGTTCTTGTAGCCCTCCTGGGCGTGCTGCTGGCGGCGGCCTATATATTATGGCTAATCCAGCGCGTTTTCTTTGGTCCTGTATTGCCCGTGTTCAACGAGGCGAAGGACGCGGATAAACTGCAAAAATTCTATTGTGGCATGTTCATAGCACTTATATTTTTTATCGGGATATATCCTTCCAGCCTCACTTCGATAATTCAGAATAGCGCCGCGGGCGTTATTAAATTACTGGGCGGTTAG